The sequence GAAAATGAAATCGTCCTGCTCGCTGAAAAGGTGCTGGATTGATCCAAGAATAATGATATGAATGAAAGCGAACCAGCAATGGTTCGCTTTTTTTTATTTTCAAAAGGAACTGTAATAAAGGAACTAACCCTTTCCATATTAAACGTGTCTTAATGTTTACTTGAAAACCACTTCGATGAGAAAATTACTTTCTTTATCAGTGCCGATTTGCGGCTTAAATGGACTTCCTTCTAATAACAGGTATTCTTCCAGAATCCAACCTTGCAATACGCCAATAAAGGCTTTTTTTCCGGCATCAAACGCCAGATAGGGTAGTAACGCTATCTTGAACCGCTCTGTTTCTACTAGTGAATGGGCTGAGACAATTGATTCTTTTTTTCTTTTATCGTACAGCGATATGAATCGCTTATGCTTCTCATCGAAAGATGAAAACATGATAATATCCTGTGATTCGTTCCATGCTCCACTAAATCCAGCATACCCTTCATAAACCTTGGCTTTATCTTGGAAAGGAATACTGATGTCAGAGATGAGCTTGACGTTTGGAAGGAAAATTTCTTCCTCGTAATTATCGGGGAGTGGATTTGGCTGATAATCTAATTTAAACCGTTTGGCAAGTTGTTGATTGGGCAGAACATCGTAGATATAGGGGTTATAGTTTTGGTAAAACCGGATGCTGTCTTTTACTTTCCAAAACGGATTCAGCGGACTTGTAATCAGGGCTTCATTTAATCCTTCAGGATAAGGAAGTGCGATGGCTTGCAGGTTAAATTTGCCGTTTAAAAATCCTACCTTATAGTTTTTTCCTTCGAAGGGGCCGTTGTATCCGCTATATTCATTGTAGGCCAGATAGCCGCCGTTCTTTAGTGGGGAGATGTTAGAAAAGATGATTGATGGAGAAGTTTTAAAGGTGCTGTCAGGTTCAAATTGCTCATTATAAACCACCACTTTTTTAAGGGAGTAATCATAAACCTCTAGCGTTCCCGTATGATTGATCCAGCAATCGTTTAGCTGATTTATTTCCAAGGGCCCATTGCCAAGAGGGATAAGGTTTTTGATAAAATTGCCTTTTTTGTCATAAAGAAAAGCTTGATTGGTTTCATGTCTGTCTATAACGATATAGTGGTCAGGCCCGATCAGTATCTTTCCCACCATACCCAAATGGTTTCCCTCGGTTTCTTCGAGTCGGGATATGGTGACGTTTTTGATCCTATTGGAAATGTCTACGGTGTCTTTTACCTCATTTGTGTTGATGACAATATTTTGTAGCCCGTCTTCTTCAGTTTTCGCTTGTTTTTTTGTGCATGAAAATATGAAGAAGGCCATGAGGGTAGCCAAAAATGGAAAGTGTTGTGTAAAAATCATATGAGGTTAAGTCGTCGTTAGGATCCTAAAATAAGAAATGTGGCGGCAGCCAATGAGGCTCCCATGAGAGGGCCTACTATCGGCACCCAGCTGTATGCCCAGTCACTGCTTCCCTTGCCCTTTATGGGTAAAAATTGATGGGCAAGCCGTGGACCAAGGTCCCGTGCAGGGTTGATGGCATAGCCAGTGGTCCCCCCTAATGCCAATCCAATCACCCATACCAGTAACGCCACAGGTAATGCACCCAAGGCACCCAAACCAATAGGGGTATTGTTTGGATCCTCCAGGTTGGCACCGGTGGAATAAAGAATTACCAATATCAAGACAAAGGTGCCAACCACTTCCGAAAGGAAGTTTGAGGAGAGGTTTCGAATGGCTGGAGCTGTTGCGAATGGTGCGAATTTCAGGTTGGGGTCATCCGTAAGGTCGAAATGATCCTTGTATATCAGCCAAGCCAAAGATGATCCAGCACCGGCCCCTAAGATTTGTGCGAGCACATAACCCGGTACCAATGACCATTCAAATAATCCTGCTACAGCCAAACCAACACTGACAGCAGGATTAAGGTGCGCACCACTGTAAGGGCCAGCGACCACCACCCCGATAAACACTCCGAGTGCCCAAGCCGTAGTAATGACGATCCAACCGCTATTGTTTCCCTTGGTTTGTTTCAGGACGACATTGGCGACGACACCAGCCCCCATGAGTAGGAGTAGGCCTGTACCTATGAATTCAGCAATGTATATGTTCATTTGGTTATGGGTTTTGGGTATGTAAAGCGTCCGAGACTTTCGTTGGGTAGTAAGAAGATGGATTTACATGGAATAGGCTGCCGGTTTGTGAGGACGATTTTGTCGCGAAAATTTTCACCTCATTCTTCCACCCAGTCTTTACTCCTTTGGACAGCTTTGTGCCAAAAGTGAAGCAGCTCATCGGTAACATTTCGATCAGATTTTGGGGGAAATGATGCCTCTTCTTTCCATAACTGCTGCAGTTCCGTTTGGTCTTTCCAGTAGCCCACGGCCAGACCGGCTAAAAATGCAGCCCCCAAAGCGGTTGTTTCCGTGATCTGTGGGCGTTTGACTTCACTTCTGAGCAAGTCGGCTTGAAATTGCATCAGGAAATTATTGGCAGATGCTCCTCCGTCCACGCGCATTTCTTTGGTCTTGGCACCAGCATCTTTTTCCATGGCAGCCAAGACATCGAAGACCTGAAAAGCAATGGCTTCCAAAGCTGCGCGGGCGAAATGGGCTTGAGTAGTGCCTCTGGTGATGCCGAAAAACGCCCCTCGTGCATCCTGATCCCAGTAGGGTGCTCCTAAGCCGGTGAGGGCTGGTACAAAATAGACGCCTCCATTGTCTTCTACACTGGTGGCCAGCGATTCACTTTGCTCAGCTTCTTCAAAGATGGCGAGTCCATCGCGGAGCCATTGGATAGCAGCACCACCGATAAAGACACTCCCCTCCAAGGCATAATGGACCTTTCCCGCTACTTCCCAAGCGATGGTCGTTAGCAATTGATTGCTGGACTGTACGGGTTTTTCACCTGTGTTCATGACCATAAAGCAGCCGGTACCGTATGTGGTTTTGACCATTCCGGGCTGGGTACAGCGTTGGCCGAAGAGGGCGGCCTGCTGATCTCCGGCGATGCCGCCAATGGGTATTTTTGCAGAAAAAATATCTCCTGCCGTGGTGCAGTATACTTCGCTACTGGACCGTACTTCCGGTAAAATGGACTTGGGAATGTCAAATAGCTCCAATAGCTCTTCGTCCCATTGTTTATCATGGATGTTAAACAGCATGGTACGACTGGCATTGGTGATGTCTGTGAGGTGTTGTTGGCCATTGGTGAGCTTCCATACCAGCCAGCTGTCCACTGTCCCAAAACAAACCTCTCCTTTTTCGGCCTTTTCCCTCACGCCTTCTACATTGTCCAGTATCCATTTGATTTTCGTAGCCGAAAAGTAGGCGTCAATGATCAAACCGGTTTTTTGATTGATCATGTCACGATATCCTTCCCGCTTGAGTCGATTACAATAAGCGGAAGTACGTCGATCCTGCCAGACGATGGCACGGTACAGCGGCTTTCCTGATTTTCGGTCCCAGAGAATGGTCGTTTCCCGTTGGTTGGTGATACCAATGCCCGCTACTTGGCCGGGCTCGATTTCAGCTTGTGCAATGGCTTCCAGAATGACAGCTGCTTGGGAAGTCCAGATTTCCTTGGCATCATGCTCCACCCAGCCTGCTTTCGGAAAATGTTGTTTAAAATCTTTTTGGGCAATGGCAATGGATTGGCCGCTTTGGTCAAAAAGTATGGCCCTAGAGCTGGTAGTGCCTTGGTCCAGCGCCATGATGAATTGTTTATTTTGGGTCATTATGTTATGGTTTGATCAAATATTTTTCAGCGATTTTGGTAAATGCACTGACTTCGTTATCTATCCAGTTTTTATCCTTTTTGAGCTCTGCGGCCATGAGTGAGGCCACCAAGGGAGCCATGGCTATGGCAGCCGCAGCATCCAGCAGGAGGATACGGATTCTTCTCGCAAGGAAATCTTCTATATGCATGGCCATTTCTTCCCTGATAGCCCAAATCACCTCTCCGGCTACATAGGGATATTGGGGATGGAGCAGTTTGGCGTATGGCGGATTCTCTTTGATGAGTTGGAGAATTTTCACAGCATCCGTTCCATAAATTTTCCAGTGTTTGTCATCTAATGTAGGGTCACCATGGCCGTGAAGTTTGATCTCCCAAGAATGACTTTCTTTTATTTCCTCCCCGGTGACTCGTGGGAAATGGTCCACCGTGTCTTCTCCCATTTTGCGGAATGTGGTCCACTTTCCTCCCGTGAGGGTGGTCAGGCCGGAATCGGAAATGATGACTTTGTGGTTTCTAGATATTTCTTTCGTCTTTACACTTTCTCCCTTTGGCGCGGCAAGGGGGCGCAATCCTGCGTAAACGGTCAGGACGTCTTTTCTCGTTGGTTTTTTGCTCAAGTATTGTCCTGCATTGGCTAAGATGAAATTGATTTCACGGGAAAGGGCTTCCGGTTCCATTTTGGTCTTGGCGCGAATGGTATCGGTCGTGCCCACGACAAGTTTTCCTTGCCATGGGACAGCAAATAACACCCTGCCATCGGAGGTTTTGGGGATCATCAGGGCGTCTTGGCCGCCAAGGAAATGCTGCGGCAATACCAAGTGTACTCCTTGGCTGGGCTGAATCATTCTGGGGGCTCCTTTCTGATCCATCTGTAAAATCTTATCCGCAAAAACCCCCGTGGCATTTACCACCATTTTCGCTTTCACATCATAGCTCTTTTTATGGATGGCATCCCTTACTTTGACACCGGTTATGATGCCCGCACCGTCTTTGGTAAGGCTGGTTACTTTCATGTAATTGAGGATGCATCCGCCCATGTCATCACACGTTTGAGCTACCGCAATGGCCAGGCGGGCGTCATCGAACGCTCCATCGTGATACACGACACCACCTAGTAATCCTTCTGTTTTTATTTCTGGTAACCGCTTTATGGTTTCTTTCTTTGAAATAAAGCTGGAGTCTCCTAAGCTGAGCCAGCCGGACATCCAATCATAAAACTTCAGGCCAACGGTGTAGTAGTACTTGGTGGCATGACTGTAAATGGGAATGATGAAGGGCTGGGCATGGGCCAAGTGCGGAGCGTTTTTTAAGATCCTTCCCCGCTCCCGAAGGGCTTCCCATACCAGCAAAATATCGCCTTGTGCCAGGTACCTGACGCCACCATGCACCAATTTAGTGCTTCTACTGGAAGTGCCTTTTGCAAAATCAGCTCTTTCAAAAAGTGCTACGCTCAACCCTCTTGATAGTGCATCCAGCGCCACTCCCAACCCGGAAGCGCCCCCACCAATAATGACAATATCCCAAAGTTGATTTTTTGCTAAAGGGCGGAGGTTATGGGCTCTGTTCATAGGGTTTTGTAATGGGTTAAAAATGGAACAGACTTAATTTAGGAAAAATCAGTACGAGAAGCCAGTAGAAAGAAGAAATTATGGATCAAGCAATGTTTCTGGGGGATGATTTTCGACATGCTCTTATGAAAGAAAATTTCACACCGCTAAAACGATGCTTTTCCTCCATCCGCTCGAATGGGTTTTAGCGGGAAGTGGTGGAGAATAGGGCGGTCAATGCGGCTAAAACGGAAAACGTTGAATGGGTTAATTTACCATGGGCTTCACCCATGGCTATGAATGTGCCTAGGTTGTTTCAAAAATAAATAATCCGTCATCACGAGCGGAGTGAAGTGATCTCGATGTGCTTTCATTGCACGTATGACGAGATTGCTTCTTCCGATATCCATCGGAATCGCAATGACGAGAACTTATGAGATAACCTCTGGTTTTCGAGTGTACTTCATACATAACACCACGGATCAAGCAATATTTCCGAGGGCAGCTTTATTTAAAAGGATGCTATTTCATCTATGAACTGGATGAATCCAAGCGTTGCCGAGAAGTCCTTTTCATAGCCAAAGGCATGGGCATCGTAAACTTTTAAGTTAAGTAAGCTACTGATAAAAGATTTGAACACAGATTTGCAACGCCTTAAGCATTCTATCAGCGTTCATCCGTGGCCAAATAGCCACCAAAGGTGGCGAAGAAGATATTTTCCCATCGAAATAGGCTCCCCCCCATCTTTCCTGCTTGATCCGAAATTATGATTTACGACACACTTACATGAAGGTGGTTTTCTAAACAGGAGCTGAAAAGGTCCTGAAAGATTACGTTGGATGATTTTGCGGAGAGAATTTTCCAAGTTGACTGGGGATTAGGACTATTCCCAAGTACTATAATTTTTCTTGGGTTCATTTTTGATCCTACCCCCGCCAAATTGGATGCCCAATCCAATGCTGATAAAGTTACTGATGTTTTGACCGGTAACATGGTAGGTGACATTCATGCGAAACTTCCCTGTCAATACCCCTATTCGTGGGGCAAAGCCAAAGTTCACTTCATTTCCTTCTTTGTTAAAAATGGTGCCGTCGTCAGAATCCACGATTTCATAATCGCTTCTTCGGTACATTCCGGCCATGATGCCCACAAATGGGCGGGTATTTTCTTTTCCAAAGAGGTATTCACCGGTTAAGGAAAGATTGGAAATGGCCTGAGCCCTGTAAGTGGCCTCTTGGTGGTTGAAAAGCGATTCACCTTCTCCCAGAATATTGCTTCCGAGCTGGAGTCCTATATTAAAGTGGTCATTAATACCATATCGCGGTTCCACAAAAAAACCTCCTCCCGTGGTAAGATCGGATGCTGTAGGGAAGGTGAGGTTAATACTGGCATCGACTTTAAAAGGTTTGTATAACCGATCCGTTCCTTCTCGGGATTGAGAAAAAGACGTTAAAGGAATCAGGGTGATAAAAGCAATGACCAGTGTGATGTGTTTCATTCAATATGCATTTCGCTTGTACTTCAATCTATTATACCTATTGAGAATACGATATGATTAGCTCATGTGGTTGATTGTAATTTCGAAATATAACACTTTTATTTCCAGGATGGTGTAGCTTTGGTTTAAAAAAACCTAAAGGTGCAGTGACGTCACCATTAATAAAACAAAAAGCCTGACGATTGCCAGGCTTTTTGTTGTTGTATGGATTAAATTTTAGCTTCCGCACATTTCGCAATCATCCGGATTGTCCAATGAGCAAGCAATCGCGTCTTGACTGTTGGCTTTGTTTGGCTCCTCTGTCGCTGCCGTAGCTTGCTGGGAGTTTTTGAGGCTTTCCTTGTCCACGGTAAACTGGATGGCACTGGTTGCGGCTTTTGAACGCAAGTAGTACATACCGGTTTTTAGTCCTTTTTTCCAAGCATAGAAGTGCATGGAGGTCAGCTTTCCAAAGTTTGGCTCCTGCATGAAAACGTTCATGCTTTGGGACTGGCAGATGTATGCTCCCCGGTCAGCGGCCATGTTGATGACCACTTTTTGGGAGATTTCCCAAACGGTTTTGTAGAGATCCTTGATGTTTTGTGGCACTTCAGGCATATCCTGTACAGAGCCATTGGCGGCGATGAGCCTGTTCTTCATGGAATCATTCCAAAGCCCCAATCTGATCAAATCTTTCATCAGGTGTTTGTTCACCACAATGAATTCTCCGGAAAGGGTTCTTCTGGTATAAATATTTGACGTGTACGGCTCGAAACATTCGTTGTTGCCAAGGATTTGAGAAGTAGAGGCTGTAGGCATTGGAGCCACCAATAGGGAGTTCCTCACGCCAAATTTGGCCACTCTTTCTTTTAGGTCAGCCCAGTTCCATCTGCCGGATTTAGGCGTTACTCCCCACAGGTCAAACTGGAATTGGCCTTGGGATACAGGTGAGCCTTCATAGGTTTCATAAGTGCCATGGACTTTGGCCAGTTCCATGGATGTTTCCATAGCAGCATAGTAGATGGTCTCGAAGATGTCTTCATTGAGGCCAGCAGCTTCTGCACTGTCAAATGGCATTCTTAGCATAATGAAGGCATCTGCCAATCCTTGCACCCCGATCCCGATTGGTCGGTGACGGAAGTTGGATTTTTCTGCCTCTTTTACAGGGTAATAGTTTATGTCAATAACCCTGTTGAGGTTTTTGGTGACCACTTTGGTGATTTCGTAGAGCTTTTGGTGGTCAAATGACTTTTTGCCTTGGCTGTCCGTTTTGATGAATTTTGGCAAGGCGATGGAAGCCAAGTTACATACGGCCACCTCATCCGGAGATGTGTATTCCATGATCTCGGTACACAAGTTGGATGACTTGATCGTTCCGAGATTTTTTTGGTTGGATTTGCCGTTTGCTGCGTCTTTGTACAGCATATAAGGTGTTCCCGTTTCGATCTGAGACTCCAAGACTTCAAACCAAAGTTCCTGTGCTTTTACCGTTTCCCGTGCACGGCCTTCTTTTTCGTATTTTTCATACAATTTCTCGAATTCTTCCCCGTGACATTCCGAAAGTCCAGGCGCTTCATTTGGACAGAAGAGTGACCATTCTTCGTTGGCTTCCACTCTTTTCATAAACAGATCAGAAATCCAAAGCGCATAGAAAAGGTCTCGAGCCCGTAGTTCTTCCTTTCCGTGATTTTTCTTAAGCTCAAGGAAATCCTTAATATCGGCATGCCAAGGCTCCAAGTAAATGGCAAAGCTTCCTTTTCGCTTTCCGCCTCCTTGGTCCACATAACGAGCCGTCATGTCAAAGTTTCTCAACATGGGAACGATGCCATTGGAAACACCATTTGTGCCTCGGATATAGGAGCCCTTTGCCCTCACATCATGAATGGACAAGCCAATTCCTCCGGCTGATTGGGAGATTTTGGCGCATTGCTTTAAGGTATCGTAAATGCCGTCAATGCTGTCTTCTTTCATCGTAAGCAAAAAGCAGGAAGAAAGCTGTGGCTTTGGTGTACCTGCATTGAACAGCGTTGGCGTAGCATGCGTAAACCATTTTTCGGAAAGTAGGTGATAGGTTTCGATGGCTGCATCCAAGTCTTCCTTATGGATTCCGATGGCCACCCGCATTAGCATGTGCTGAGGACGTTCTACTACCTTGTCGTCTAGCTTTATAAGGTAACTTCGCTCCAAGGTTTTGAACCCAAAGAAGTCGTAGTTAAAATCCCGGCTGTAGTCAATGATCTCATCAAGACGAGCGGCATGTTTTTTAACGATACCGTATACGTCTGGCGCGATGAGGGCGGCATTGTCTCCAGTTTTTGGATTGACATAGGTGTAGAGTCTTTTCATGGTGTTTGAAAAAGACTGGCTTGTCGTCTTGTGCAGGTTGGATATGGCGATCCGTGCAGCAAGAATCGCATAATCCGGGTGTTTTACGGTCATGGACGCACAGACTTCTGCTGCCAGGTTATCCAGCTCTGAAGTGGTGACACCGTCATATAGGCCGTCGATCACCTTTTTGGCCACTTCAATGGGTTGGATGTAACGGGAATCCAGCCCATCGCAGAGGTTTTCTATCCGGGTGGTAATCTTATCGAATCTTACCGATTCTCTTCTGCCATCTCTTTTTATTACTAACATGCTAACTTGGAGTTTAAGGTTGGGGAAGTAAATTAAAAGTCCTCTTCTACAGAAAACTTAGCGGAATCAGAAGCATCTTTGCCTTTCATGACCCCAGCTTTTTGATAATCGCCAACCCGCTTCTCGAAGAAGTTGGTCTTGCCCTGAAGAGAGATCATGTCCATAAAATCAAACGGATTGGTGCTGTTCCATACTTTTTCACAGCCCAATTCCAATAATAGCCTGTCGGCCACAAATTCAATATATTGACACATCAAATCGGCATTCATCCCGATGAGCCTTACAGGAAGGGCATCCGTAACAAATTCCTTTTCGATGGCTACTGCATCTTGGATGATTTTTGAAACAGTTTCCTTTGGTAGTGGATTGACGATGTGTTGTGTGTACAAGTGACATGCAAAGTCACAGTGCAGGCCTTCATCCCTGGAGATAAGTTCGTTTGAGAACGTAAGCCCAGGCATCAAACCACGCTTTTTCAACCAAAAGATAGAGCAGAAAGATCCGGAGAAGAAGATGCCTTCCACAGCGGCAAAAGCAATGAGCCTTTCTTGGAAATCTCCTTCATCAATCCAGCGCAACGCCCAGTCTGCTTTTTTCTTTACACAATCCAAGTGCTCGATAGCATTGAACAGCCGATCTCTTTCCTTTGGTTCTTTGATATAGGTGTCGATCAGCAGACTGTAGGTTTCTGAATGGATATTTTCCATGGCAATCTGAAAGCCGTAGAAGAACTTTGCTTCAGTGTATTGAACCTCTGCCACGAAATGTTCTGCCAAGTTTTCGTTTACAATCCCGTCACTGGCTGCAAAAAACGCTAAAACATGGGAAATGAAGTGACGTTCATCATCGCTTAAGTTTTTCCAGTCTTTCATATCCTGGCCCAGATCGATCTCTTCTGCGGTCCAAAAACTCGCCTCTGCCTTTTTGTAAAATTCCCAAATGTCATCATGCTGGATGGGAAACAATACAAATCTACTGTTATCTCCTTGTTCTAATATGGGTTCGGTTTTTTGCATCAGTCAGTCAGTTTTATTATTACCATCAATTTATATTCATCTACATTATTTTGCGATAGGCTCTCCGTCTTGATTTGTTGTTCCTCAAAAAATGCCTGATTGAAAGCAGTTTTTCGCAGAGCCGTAAAACAAATATCACCAACAATTTTTAAAAATAAAACCATGGGCAGTGACGAGTATTCAAGTTATTGACTAATGGTCAAATTAGTGATAAATTGTTATATATCAATGCATAAGGTGTGTTAATTTAAAGCTACCATTCTATTAAAACGCGGTTTAAGGGGCATTTGGAAGGGGGTGAAAAAAAATTAAAAAAATATTCCAAACTGATATTCAAGCAAAAATTGACCGAAAGTCAATGACATTGTGTTATTGTAATTTATTGTAAGTCAGTTTGTTGTTTTGTTTTTTGATGAGTAAATAAACAACTGTTTGATTCTCAAATCCTAAACAAAAGCAAGGAAATGGTGAGGATTTTTTAATTGAAAATTTCAATGATTCAAAGAGGCTTCTGGCATTGTCAGGAGTTGTATGCATTTACTTATCCTCATGAACCGGTGCAAGCCTGCGCTCTTTTAGGGTGAGCACTTCTCAGTACGCGCCGCAATATATGGATTTGTGGTAGGGTTAAAATTTGCCATGGATCGTGCCGATTGACAAGGGGTTTGTAAGCTTATAGCACTCAGCTTTTTAATGTTTTTAAATAAATCTTTTGGTGAAGTTTTTTACTTATGGAAATCCTCCTTATATTTGCACCTCAATTTTGATAAAAAGTTCTTAGTATGTACGCAATAGTTAACATAGCTGGAAAGCAGTTCAAAGTAACTAAAGATCAATATGTCTATGCACCGAAGATGCAAGGCGATATTGACGCTTCCGTTGAGTTCGATGAGGTATTGTTGGCAGATGACAACGGTACGGTATCGGTAGGCGCTCCTGTATTGGAAGGCGCTAAAGTGACAGGAAAAATTCTTGATCACGTAAAAGGTGACAAAGTAATCGTCTTCAAAAAGAAGAGAAGAAAAGGTTACAAGAAGAAAAACGGTCACAGACAAGAGTTTACTAAATTACTTATTGAAAACATTGCACTATAAGTTTAATCTTATAGCCCTAAAACATTAAAGATTATGGCTCACAAGAAAGGTGTCGGTAGTTCTAAAAACGGTAGAGAATCCCACAGTAAACGACTTGGTGTTAAAAAGTTTGGTGGTGAATCTGTGATTGCCGGTAATATTATCGTAAGACAAAGAGGAACCAAGCATCATGCAGGCCTGAATGTAAAGGTTGGAAAAGACCATACATTGTTTGCCGTAGCTGATGGGAAAGTAGAATTCAAGAGAAAGCACGATGGTAGATCCTACGTAAGCGTAGTACCTGCTGAAGCGTAAGATTTTATATCAGTATGATATAGGAAGCCGCCCTTTTTTAAAGGGTGGCTTTTTTGTGCCTTGTCCTGAGAGGAAGCATAGCGTAAATCAGGGATAAAGTAGAAAAATTAGCGAGGTATGGATCAAGGCTATTTCTGGGGACGATTGGTTTCTTTGTTTATCGGAACAATAGATCACCACCAAGGCTGCAAGGCACACAGCAATGATAACTTCCTTTCAGTCCAGGTTAGCGCATCCACTTGGTTCCTTTGAGACGTGATTTTTATAGAAAGAGCGTTTTTTGTGTCTTTTATTAAAATATTTTGCTGAGCCTCTTTTTCTTACTCAAATTTAATATTGTGCTTTTTGAAACCGATAAAATGATTTTTGTGTCGTAATAGTGTGTGTGAATGTAGTATTGGTGTGTTTTACCTGCAGTAGGTGTTTTTTATTTTGGGTTGGAATGGGTTATATTATTCGTTGTTTAACATGAATCACGGATGAAAACGATTTTTCCAGCCAGTATCATCAATCAAACCACCGAACATTATCAAAGCAAGATTTCTGTTCGGTCAAAGGTCATTTACCTGAGCGTACTGCTAGTTTTGACCGGGATCTTGGTAAGTCTTCCTTTTATTTATGTGGATGTATCGGTCAGCGCCCGAGGTAGATTCCAGACATCCTTGGGGAGAAATGAAATCCATTCCCCAGTTTCTGGCCGGGTTTCATCGATAAGCATTGTCGAAAATGAATCTGTCGGAAAGGGGCAGGTATTGGCAGAGATCAAGTCAGATCAAGTAGACTTGGAGATTGACGGGGTGGATAGCCGAAAGGCCTTGGTGCAGAATTTTATTGGAGATCTAAGGAAAATGATGAAACTGAGTCCTAACCGCATCGATGAATTTGTGGGGCGGACGTTGACCACCAAATATTACCAAGCGGCTTTCTTTGAGTATGTGTCGGGTGTCCAGCAGCTTCAGACGGTTTTGGAAAAGGAGAAGCGTGACCTCAAGCGTGCCAAGGTACTTTTTGATAGTAAGGCGATTTCCGCGGTGGAGTATGACGAGTACCGATCGAAGTTTGAGCAGTCTTTGGCGAACTTGGATATTTATCACAGTAAGAAGATTTCTTCTTGGGAGCAAGAGTTACGCGATTATCAAAATGAATGGGATAAGCTTTCCAATAATAAAAAGCGATTGCGTGACCAGCTGCACCAATATAAAATCATGGCGGGTGTTTCGGGGACGATCATCAATTTCGAGAATATCAAGACTGGGGATTTTGTCTTTGCCAACCAGAAAATAGCGGAGATCTCTCCCGACAGTACCCTGAAGGCGGTAGCCTTTTTAGATCCGGCCGATATAGCCTTTGTCCAGCCCGGGCAGCGTGTCAATCTTCAGGTGGATGCCTATAACTATAACCAGTGGGGACTGCTTGAAGGCACGGTAGAGGAAATTTCAAAGGATATCAATATGATCAGCGAAAACCAAGTGGCCTTTCGTGTGGTTTGTAGCCTTGCCGAAGAAGCGCTTTACCTGAAAAATGGGGTCAAGGGAAATGTGAAAAGAGGGATGACCTTTAACGGCCGTTTCCTGGTGGCAAGACGTTCTTTGTACCAGCTATTGTATGATAAAGTAGACAACTGGCTTAATCCTGCCATGTAAAACAAGTGAGGAGTTAGATTCATGAGCAAAAGCATAAAACAACGGGATATTACAGATTGTGGGGCGGCCTGTCTGGCGTCGATTGCCAGTAATTATAAGCTAAAAATACCGATCTCTAAAATTCGCCAACTCGCTTCCACTGACCAAAAGGGTACCAATGTCCTTGGGTTGATCGAAGCTGCGGGAAAATTGGGC comes from Echinicola vietnamensis DSM 17526 and encodes:
- a CDS encoding ribonucleoside-diphosphate reductase subunit alpha, translated to MLVIKRDGRRESVRFDKITTRIENLCDGLDSRYIQPIEVAKKVIDGLYDGVTTSELDNLAAEVCASMTVKHPDYAILAARIAISNLHKTTSQSFSNTMKRLYTYVNPKTGDNAALIAPDVYGIVKKHAARLDEIIDYSRDFNYDFFGFKTLERSYLIKLDDKVVERPQHMLMRVAIGIHKEDLDAAIETYHLLSEKWFTHATPTLFNAGTPKPQLSSCFLLTMKEDSIDGIYDTLKQCAKISQSAGGIGLSIHDVRAKGSYIRGTNGVSNGIVPMLRNFDMTARYVDQGGGKRKGSFAIYLEPWHADIKDFLELKKNHGKEELRARDLFYALWISDLFMKRVEANEEWSLFCPNEAPGLSECHGEEFEKLYEKYEKEGRARETVKAQELWFEVLESQIETGTPYMLYKDAANGKSNQKNLGTIKSSNLCTEIMEYTSPDEVAVCNLASIALPKFIKTDSQGKKSFDHQKLYEITKVVTKNLNRVIDINYYPVKEAEKSNFRHRPIGIGVQGLADAFIMLRMPFDSAEAAGLNEDIFETIYYAAMETSMELAKVHGTYETYEGSPVSQGQFQFDLWGVTPKSGRWNWADLKERVAKFGVRNSLLVAPMPTASTSQILGNNECFEPYTSNIYTRRTLSGEFIVVNKHLMKDLIRLGLWNDSMKNRLIAANGSVQDMPEVPQNIKDLYKTVWEISQKVVINMAADRGAYICQSQSMNVFMQEPNFGKLTSMHFYAWKKGLKTGMYYLRSKAATSAIQFTVDKESLKNSQQATAATEEPNKANSQDAIACSLDNPDDCEMCGS
- a CDS encoding ribonucleotide-diphosphate reductase subunit beta: MQKTEPILEQGDNSRFVLFPIQHDDIWEFYKKAEASFWTAEEIDLGQDMKDWKNLSDDERHFISHVLAFFAASDGIVNENLAEHFVAEVQYTEAKFFYGFQIAMENIHSETYSLLIDTYIKEPKERDRLFNAIEHLDCVKKKADWALRWIDEGDFQERLIAFAAVEGIFFSGSFCSIFWLKKRGLMPGLTFSNELISRDEGLHCDFACHLYTQHIVNPLPKETVSKIIQDAVAIEKEFVTDALPVRLIGMNADLMCQYIEFVADRLLLELGCEKVWNSTNPFDFMDMISLQGKTNFFEKRVGDYQKAGVMKGKDASDSAKFSVEEDF
- the rplU gene encoding 50S ribosomal protein L21, coding for MYAIVNIAGKQFKVTKDQYVYAPKMQGDIDASVEFDEVLLADDNGTVSVGAPVLEGAKVTGKILDHVKGDKVIVFKKKRRKGYKKKNGHRQEFTKLLIENIAL
- the rpmA gene encoding 50S ribosomal protein L27, with amino-acid sequence MAHKKGVGSSKNGRESHSKRLGVKKFGGESVIAGNIIVRQRGTKHHAGLNVKVGKDHTLFAVADGKVEFKRKHDGRSYVSVVPAEA
- a CDS encoding HlyD family secretion protein, whose translation is MKTIFPASIINQTTEHYQSKISVRSKVIYLSVLLVLTGILVSLPFIYVDVSVSARGRFQTSLGRNEIHSPVSGRVSSISIVENESVGKGQVLAEIKSDQVDLEIDGVDSRKALVQNFIGDLRKMMKLSPNRIDEFVGRTLTTKYYQAAFFEYVSGVQQLQTVLEKEKRDLKRAKVLFDSKAISAVEYDEYRSKFEQSLANLDIYHSKKISSWEQELRDYQNEWDKLSNNKKRLRDQLHQYKIMAGVSGTIINFENIKTGDFVFANQKIAEISPDSTLKAVAFLDPADIAFVQPGQRVNLQVDAYNYNQWGLLEGTVEEISKDINMISENQVAFRVVCSLAEEALYLKNGVKGNVKRGMTFNGRFLVARRSLYQLLYDKVDNWLNPAM